A single Xylella taiwanensis DNA region contains:
- the trpC gene encoding indole-3-glycerol phosphate synthase TrpC: MSNILTKILARKVDEIAERLLCASQTELAARCADLPETRGFTAALQATIAQGDPAVIAEIKKASPSKGVIREDFRPAEIAISYELGGASCLSVLTDMHFFKGHDGYLSQARDACTLPVLRKDFTIDPYQVYEARVLGADCILLIVAALDDAQLVDLSGLALQLGMDVLVEVHDIDELERAIQISVPLIGINNRNLHTFEVSLETTLAMKALVPRDRLLVTESGILTTADVQRMRSAGVNAFLVGEAFMRAVEPGESLREMFFIA, translated from the coding sequence ATGAGCAACATCCTCACTAAGATTCTTGCCCGCAAGGTCGATGAGATTGCCGAGCGCCTCTTATGTGCGTCGCAGACTGAGTTGGCCGCGCGTTGCGCCGATTTGCCGGAAACCCGTGGTTTCACCGCTGCACTGCAGGCTACGATCGCTCAGGGTGATCCAGCGGTGATTGCTGAGATTAAGAAGGCTAGCCCTTCCAAAGGGGTGATTCGCGAGGATTTCCGTCCTGCGGAGATCGCTATTTCCTACGAACTCGGCGGTGCTAGTTGTCTATCGGTACTGACGGACATGCATTTCTTCAAGGGCCACGACGGCTATTTGAGTCAGGCCCGTGATGCTTGCACTCTTCCAGTGTTGCGCAAAGATTTCACGATCGACCCGTACCAAGTGTATGAGGCACGTGTGCTTGGTGCTGATTGCATTCTGTTGATTGTCGCTGCGTTGGACGATGCTCAGTTGGTTGACTTGTCCGGCTTGGCATTGCAACTGGGAATGGATGTGCTGGTTGAAGTTCACGATATTGATGAACTCGAGCGCGCAATACAGATTTCGGTGCCACTAATTGGTATCAACAACCGTAATCTGCATACCTTCGAAGTTTCATTGGAGACGACGTTGGCAATGAAAGCGTTGGTGCCACGTGATCGTTTGCTAGTGACTGAGAGCGGTATCCTTACCACTGCCGATGTACAACGCATGCGTTCTGCGGGCGTGAATGCGTTTCTCGTTGGCGAGGCGTTTATGCGTGCGGTCGAGCCGGGTGAGTCACTCCGAGAGATGTTCTTCATCGCGTGA